Proteins from one Streptomyces genisteinicus genomic window:
- the purU gene encoding formyltetrahydrofolate deformylase, which translates to MTEQYVLTLSCPDKKGIVHAVSSYLFITGCNIEDSQQFGDRDTGLFFMRVHFSAEAPVTVEKLRASFAAVGDSFGMEWEIHVAEERMRVVLMVSKFGHCLNDLLFRAHTGVLPVEIAAVVSNHTDFSELVASYGIPFHHIPVTKDTKAEAEARLLELVREEGVELVVLARYMQVLSDDLCKQLSGRIINIHHSFLPSFKGAKPYHQAHARGVKLIGATAHYVTADLDEGPIIEQEIQRVGHQVTPEQLVATGRDVECQALARAVKWHAEHRIMLNGRRTVVFA; encoded by the coding sequence ATGACTGAGCAGTACGTCCTGACGCTCTCCTGCCCCGACAAAAAGGGCATCGTGCACGCCGTGTCGAGTTATCTCTTCATCACCGGCTGCAACATCGAGGACAGTCAGCAGTTCGGGGACCGGGACACGGGTCTGTTCTTCATGCGGGTGCACTTCTCCGCCGAGGCGCCGGTGACCGTGGAGAAGCTGCGCGCCAGCTTCGCCGCCGTCGGCGACTCCTTCGGGATGGAGTGGGAGATCCACGTCGCCGAGGAGCGGATGCGGGTCGTCCTGATGGTGAGCAAGTTCGGCCACTGCCTGAACGACCTGCTCTTCCGTGCGCACACCGGCGTCCTGCCGGTGGAGATCGCGGCCGTCGTCTCCAACCACACCGACTTCTCCGAGCTCGTCGCCTCCTACGGCATCCCCTTCCACCACATCCCGGTGACGAAGGACACCAAGGCCGAGGCCGAGGCGAGACTGCTGGAGCTGGTGCGCGAGGAGGGCGTCGAACTGGTCGTCCTCGCCCGCTACATGCAGGTCCTCTCCGACGACCTGTGCAAGCAGCTCAGCGGCCGGATCATCAACATCCACCACTCCTTCCTGCCGAGCTTCAAGGGCGCCAAGCCCTACCACCAGGCGCACGCCCGGGGCGTGAAGCTGATCGGCGCGACCGCGCACTACGTGACGGCCGACCTCGACGAGGGCCCGATCATCGAGCAGGAGATCCAGCGCGTCGGCCACCAGGTCACCCCGGAGCAGCTGGTCGCGACCGGCCGCGACGTGGAGTGCCAGGCGCTCGCCCGCGCGGTGAAGTGGCACGCGGAGCACCGCATCATGCTCAACGGCCGCCGCACGGTCGTCTTCGCCTGA
- a CDS encoding SCO4402 family protein codes for MGGMPLNDMPWWRWRSNVRSALHMLSDPVFHQECWLAGREGYGDVTDAVYRLVEDTWLDNWSAEKYVGTIFRDTDEAALVDVAVLRVLRIMHQVGPDAPVSAYLEHQGWPEAVRAAREAHVRLASADGEDPDAPPRSLDVLRIMTSSA; via the coding sequence ATGGGCGGCATGCCGCTCAATGACATGCCCTGGTGGCGCTGGCGCAGCAACGTGCGCTCGGCGCTGCACATGCTCTCCGACCCGGTCTTCCATCAGGAGTGCTGGCTGGCCGGCCGGGAGGGGTACGGCGACGTCACGGACGCCGTGTACCGCCTGGTCGAGGACACCTGGCTGGACAACTGGTCCGCGGAGAAGTACGTCGGGACGATCTTCCGCGACACCGACGAGGCCGCTCTGGTGGACGTCGCCGTGCTCCGGGTGCTGCGCATCATGCACCAGGTCGGGCCGGACGCGCCCGTCTCCGCCTATCTGGAGCACCAGGGCTGGCCGGAGGCCGTCCGGGCGGCGCGGGAGGCCCATGTGCGCCTCGCGTCCGCCGACGGCGAGGACCCCGACGCGCCGCCGCGCTCCCTGGACGTCCTGCGGATCATGACCAGCAGTGCATGA
- a CDS encoding ABC transporter substrate-binding protein, whose product MTGWRRSFASLPSAAALRARAACTAAVAAGASLVAGCGVLPGDPGGSREPVTVMTFAPQDTPATNMPGMPSMAKAYARWAASRGGLDGRELRVLTCNSDNTPQGSAACARRAVDEKVVAVVGSYSQHGSFMAPLEAAGIPFIGGYGISEEEFTSYLSYPVNGGQPALLAGNGQQLAGSCDGVALVRPDTLAGDDLFQLLNSGLKKGRSDATTTDILAADDATDYTEQAVDARSRASEHPAASSAPSERPGCVTAALGDRTETFFDSFRRLPEDGEEVRVSSVMGSVGQPLIDRTGGRKGPFEGAYVTGWYPDAGDSRWDPMREVIGEHAFGDNTVDPADAGVQTTWIAYTVLEKAVRALGGEAVTPARLAHVLDQGLQVSTDGLTPELRWGYEDMLGAPNYPRIVNGSVTFQVVRDGRLVAERKEFVDVSDTLAAAS is encoded by the coding sequence ATGACCGGTTGGCGTCGTTCCTTCGCATCCCTCCCCTCGGCCGCCGCGCTCCGCGCCCGCGCCGCCTGCACGGCCGCCGTGGCGGCGGGAGCGTCCCTCGTCGCCGGCTGCGGCGTGCTCCCTGGAGACCCGGGGGGCTCCAGGGAGCCCGTCACGGTGATGACCTTCGCGCCCCAGGACACCCCGGCCACCAACATGCCCGGCATGCCGTCGATGGCGAAGGCCTACGCCCGCTGGGCGGCCTCCCGCGGCGGCCTGGACGGACGCGAGCTGCGCGTGCTCACCTGCAACAGCGACAACACCCCGCAGGGCTCGGCCGCCTGCGCCCGGCGTGCCGTGGACGAGAAGGTCGTCGCCGTCGTCGGCTCCTACAGCCAGCACGGCTCCTTCATGGCGCCGCTGGAGGCCGCGGGCATCCCGTTCATCGGCGGATACGGCATCTCCGAGGAGGAGTTCACCAGCTATCTGTCCTATCCCGTGAACGGCGGCCAGCCCGCCCTGCTGGCCGGCAACGGCCAGCAGCTGGCCGGCTCCTGCGACGGCGTCGCCCTGGTCCGCCCCGACACGCTGGCCGGCGACGACCTGTTCCAGCTGCTCAACTCCGGCCTCAAGAAAGGCCGGAGCGACGCGACCACCACCGACATCCTCGCCGCGGACGACGCCACCGACTACACGGAGCAGGCCGTCGACGCCCGGAGCCGGGCGTCGGAGCACCCGGCCGCCTCCTCGGCGCCGAGCGAACGGCCCGGCTGCGTCACGGCGGCGCTGGGCGACCGCACGGAGACCTTCTTCGACTCCTTCCGGCGGCTGCCCGAGGACGGGGAGGAGGTCCGCGTCTCCTCCGTCATGGGAAGCGTCGGCCAGCCGCTCATCGACCGGACCGGCGGCCGGAAGGGCCCCTTCGAGGGCGCGTACGTCACCGGCTGGTACCCGGACGCGGGGGACAGCCGCTGGGACCCGATGCGCGAAGTGATCGGCGAACACGCCTTCGGCGACAACACCGTCGACCCCGCCGACGCGGGCGTGCAGACGACCTGGATCGCCTACACCGTGCTGGAGAAGGCGGTCCGCGCCCTCGGTGGCGAAGCGGTCACCCCGGCCCGCCTGGCCCACGTCCTCGACCAGGGACTCCAGGTGTCGACCGACGGGCTGACGCCCGAACTGCGCTGGGGCTACGAGGACATGCTCGGCGCGCCGAACTACCCGCGCATCGTCAACGGCAGCGTGACCTTCCAGGTCGTGCGCGACGGGCGGCTGGTGGCCGAGCGCAAGGAGTTCGTCGACGTATCGGACACCCTGGCCGCCGCCTCCTGA
- a CDS encoding transcriptional regulator: protein MAARPLVARQPNERLQALIQEAGCSNAGLARRVNMVGAERGLDLRYDKTSVARWLRGQQPRGRAPGIIAEALGRKLGRTVTIDETGMANGKNLATGVGLQFSPTVPGAIEQVCELWRSDVGRRDFLSGSAVAASALVEPSRDWLITGADAQVARTAGARVGTSDVEAVRAMTAALTELDHRFGSGHVRPVLVHYLNSVVSGLLSGSYREAVGRELFAAVARLTELAGYMAVDTGQPGLAQRYYIQALRLAQAAGDRAYGGYVLAASMSHLAAELGNPREIAQLARAAQEGARGRVTPRAEAMFHAAEARGHALLGDARTCHDAASRAVAALDRAEPESGDDPAWIAHFDHAYLADELAHCHRDLGEAEEAARQAGEALAGHPASRARRRAIGLVLLASAQVQQREVEHACHTATRAADLLDTLRSSRGAEYLDDLRQRLEPYAEESSVRELSARLDLRAAA from the coding sequence ATGGCAGCCAGGCCTCTCGTCGCCCGACAGCCGAACGAACGGCTGCAGGCGCTCATCCAGGAAGCCGGGTGCTCCAACGCGGGACTCGCGCGCCGGGTCAACATGGTCGGTGCGGAACGCGGCCTCGACCTGCGGTACGACAAGACGTCCGTCGCGCGCTGGCTGCGCGGCCAGCAGCCCCGCGGCCGGGCCCCGGGCATCATCGCCGAGGCCCTGGGCCGCAAACTCGGGCGCACGGTCACGATCGACGAGACCGGCATGGCGAACGGGAAGAACCTGGCCACGGGTGTCGGGCTGCAGTTCTCGCCGACCGTCCCCGGAGCCATCGAGCAGGTCTGCGAGCTGTGGCGTTCGGACGTGGGGCGCCGGGACTTCCTCTCCGGTTCCGCCGTCGCCGCCTCCGCCCTCGTCGAACCGAGCCGCGACTGGCTGATCACCGGCGCCGACGCACAGGTCGCGCGCACGGCGGGGGCCCGCGTGGGCACCTCGGACGTCGAGGCGGTCCGCGCGATGACGGCTGCGCTCACCGAACTCGACCACCGCTTCGGCAGCGGACACGTGCGGCCCGTGCTGGTCCACTACCTCAACAGCGTGGTCTCGGGCCTGCTGTCCGGGTCCTACCGGGAGGCGGTGGGCCGCGAGCTGTTCGCCGCCGTCGCCCGACTCACCGAACTGGCCGGGTACATGGCGGTCGACACCGGGCAGCCCGGGCTCGCCCAGCGCTACTACATCCAGGCCCTGAGACTCGCGCAGGCCGCGGGCGACCGGGCCTACGGGGGCTACGTGCTCGCCGCCTCCATGAGCCACCTCGCCGCCGAACTCGGCAACCCGCGCGAGATCGCGCAGCTCGCACGGGCGGCGCAGGAGGGCGCCCGTGGCCGGGTGACGCCCCGTGCCGAGGCCATGTTCCACGCGGCGGAGGCCCGCGGCCACGCCCTGCTCGGCGACGCCCGCACCTGCCACGACGCCGCCTCCCGCGCCGTCGCCGCACTCGACCGGGCGGAGCCGGAGTCCGGCGACGACCCGGCGTGGATCGCCCACTTCGACCACGCCTATCTCGCCGACGAACTGGCGCACTGCCACCGCGACCTGGGCGAGGCCGAGGAGGCCGCACGGCAGGCCGGCGAGGCGCTGGCCGGGCACCCGGCGTCCCGCGCACGGCGCCGCGCGATCGGCCTGGTCCTGCTGGCCTCGGCCCAGGTCCAGCAGCGTGAGGTCGAACACGCCTGCCACACGGCGACGCGCGCCGCCGACCTGCTCGACACCCTGCGCTCCAGCCGGGGCGCGGAGTACCTCGACGACCTCCGGCAGCGGCTGGAGCCCTACGCCGAGGAGTCCTCGGTCCGCGAGCTCTCCGCCCGGCTCGACCTGCGGGCGGCGGCGTGA
- a CDS encoding bifunctional DNA primase/polymerase, with the protein MGVTEAAPIPQQRGEQLLDAAVRYADERHWDVFPGTWLEPVDGTERCSCGDTACASPGAHPGRGDWANQATGSGSAARRLWSKQPGASILLPTGRTFDALEVSESAGFLALARLERMDLPLGPVTCTPDRRMLFFVLPGASLKAPDLIRNLGWMPSAIDLVTRGEGHWVAAPPTRIGGRGAVQWARRPTPANRWLPDAEELISPLAYACGREAAAARVRGQ; encoded by the coding sequence ATGGGAGTCACGGAAGCCGCACCCATCCCCCAACAGCGCGGCGAACAACTGCTGGACGCGGCCGTGCGGTACGCGGACGAGCGGCACTGGGACGTCTTTCCCGGCACCTGGCTGGAGCCCGTGGACGGCACCGAGCGCTGCTCCTGCGGCGACACCGCCTGCGCCTCGCCCGGCGCGCACCCGGGCCGGGGCGACTGGGCGAACCAGGCGACGGGCAGCGGCTCCGCCGCCCGCCGGCTCTGGTCGAAGCAGCCCGGGGCGTCGATCCTGCTGCCGACCGGGCGCACCTTCGACGCGCTGGAGGTCTCGGAGTCGGCGGGCTTCCTGGCGCTCGCCCGCCTGGAGCGCATGGACCTGCCGCTGGGCCCGGTGACCTGCACCCCCGACCGCCGGATGCTCTTCTTCGTCCTTCCCGGCGCCTCCCTCAAGGCCCCCGACCTGATCCGCAACCTCGGATGGATGCCGTCGGCCATCGACCTGGTCACCCGGGGGGAGGGCCACTGGGTGGCCGCCCCGCCGACGCGGATCGGCGGGCGGGGCGCGGTCCAGTGGGCGCGCCGGCCCACGCCGGCCAACCGCTGGCTGCCCGACGCCGAGGAGCTGATCAGCCCTCTGGCGTATGCCTGCGGCCGGGAGGCGGCGGCGGCCCGCGTCCGCGGGCAGTGA
- a CDS encoding ABC transporter ATP-binding protein, with the protein MPEQAVDATGGAPTPPPAVQVEGLWKRFGEQVAVAGIDLALPAGKFIGLVGPNGAGKTTTLSMVTGLLRPDHGRVLVAGHDVWGDPVQVKSRIGVLPEGLRLFERLSGRELLAYNGRLRGLPGDEVDKRATQLLDVLDLAGSQHKLVVDYSTGMRKKIGLAAALLHNPEVLFLDEPFEGVDPVSAQTIRGVLERYTASGATVVFSSHVMELVESLCDWVAVMAAGRIRAQGTLAEVRGAAPTLQSAFLELVGAQGRDSGESLDWLGGGAR; encoded by the coding sequence ATGCCGGAGCAGGCAGTCGACGCGACGGGCGGTGCGCCCACGCCCCCGCCCGCGGTCCAGGTGGAAGGGCTGTGGAAGCGTTTCGGGGAGCAGGTCGCGGTCGCCGGGATCGATCTCGCGCTTCCCGCGGGGAAGTTCATCGGCCTCGTCGGACCGAACGGGGCGGGCAAGACGACCACGCTGTCCATGGTCACCGGCCTGCTGCGGCCCGACCACGGGCGCGTGCTGGTCGCCGGCCACGACGTGTGGGGCGACCCGGTGCAGGTCAAGTCCCGCATCGGCGTGCTGCCGGAGGGGCTGCGCCTGTTCGAGCGGCTGTCCGGCCGCGAACTGCTCGCGTACAACGGGCGGCTGCGCGGTCTGCCGGGCGACGAGGTGGACAAGCGCGCCACGCAGCTGCTGGACGTGCTGGACCTGGCCGGATCGCAGCACAAGCTGGTCGTCGACTACTCGACCGGCATGCGCAAGAAGATCGGCCTGGCCGCCGCGCTGCTGCACAACCCCGAAGTGCTCTTCCTGGACGAGCCGTTCGAGGGCGTCGACCCGGTGTCGGCGCAGACGATCCGCGGCGTGCTGGAGCGCTACACCGCGTCCGGCGCGACCGTGGTGTTCTCCAGCCATGTGATGGAGCTCGTCGAGTCGCTCTGCGACTGGGTCGCGGTGATGGCCGCGGGCCGGATCCGGGCCCAGGGCACGCTCGCCGAGGTCCGGGGCGCGGCGCCCACGCTCCAGAGCGCGTTCCTGGAGCTGGTCGGGGCGCAGGGGCGGGACTCCGGCGAGTCGCTGGACTGGCTCGGCGGCGGTGCCCGGTGA
- a CDS encoding transporter, with protein MSTAALTGIFVRLKLSLLRNGLRQSSGRTAVFVVSVVLAVLLAAAQLAGLLLLRGNEDAATVVVLLTGVVALGWAVLPLFFPSGDETLDPTRLVMLPLRPGPLVGALLGASVVGIGPLFTLCLVVGSALAPARGAAATAVAVVAIPLTLLVCVALARAVAAANIRLLTSRKGRDLAVLSGLLIAVGIQFVNFGVQSLSRSGGLSALDPAAGVVRWIPPASAIGAVDSASAGSWASAAAQLALAAGALAALLWWWQRSLTRLMTAPDGSTLAAASEPTRPGSSASGLHRLLPEGRTGTVMMRFLRYVWRDPKTKGAWVTSLAVGLIVPVFNALQGTGSVYFACFAAAMLGMLMYNQFGQDTSAFWMVALTISATRDAYAELRARTLALLVITLPYMTLVCAVTTGMMDRWADLPEVLGLSFALLGAMLATGAVASALFPYSIPQDSAYKNVAPGQGALAWMSILGGVLGSALLCAPVIALTVWLHTSGSGTLWLVLPVGTAYAALVTWAGLRIAAPRTAGRLPEILTAVSKG; from the coding sequence GTGAGCACCGCGGCGCTGACCGGGATCTTCGTCCGGCTGAAGCTGTCCCTGCTGCGCAACGGGCTGCGCCAGTCGTCCGGCCGCACCGCGGTCTTCGTCGTGTCGGTCGTGCTCGCCGTGCTGCTGGCCGCCGCCCAGCTGGCCGGGCTGCTCCTGCTGCGCGGGAACGAGGACGCGGCCACGGTCGTGGTCCTGCTGACCGGGGTCGTGGCGCTCGGCTGGGCCGTGCTGCCGCTGTTCTTCCCCAGTGGCGACGAGACCCTCGACCCGACCCGGCTGGTGATGCTGCCGCTGCGCCCGGGCCCCCTGGTCGGGGCACTGCTCGGCGCGTCGGTGGTCGGCATCGGCCCGCTGTTCACGCTCTGCCTCGTCGTCGGCTCGGCCCTCGCCCCGGCGCGCGGGGCGGCGGCGACGGCCGTCGCGGTCGTCGCGATCCCGCTCACCCTGCTGGTGTGCGTCGCACTCGCCCGGGCGGTCGCCGCCGCCAACATCCGTCTGCTCACCTCCCGCAAGGGGCGTGACCTGGCGGTGCTCAGCGGCCTGCTGATCGCGGTGGGCATCCAGTTCGTCAACTTCGGCGTGCAGAGCCTCAGCAGGTCCGGCGGGCTGTCCGCCCTGGACCCGGCGGCCGGCGTGGTGCGCTGGATCCCGCCGGCCTCGGCGATCGGCGCGGTGGACTCGGCGTCCGCCGGCTCATGGGCCTCGGCGGCGGCCCAACTGGCCCTGGCGGCCGGGGCGCTCGCCGCCCTGCTGTGGTGGTGGCAGCGCAGCCTGACGCGGCTGATGACGGCACCCGACGGGTCGACGCTGGCGGCGGCCTCCGAGCCGACCCGGCCCGGCTCCTCGGCGTCCGGGCTGCACCGGCTGCTGCCCGAGGGCCGTACCGGCACGGTCATGATGCGCTTCCTGCGGTACGTGTGGCGCGACCCCAAGACGAAGGGCGCCTGGGTCACCTCGCTGGCCGTCGGTCTGATCGTGCCGGTCTTCAACGCGCTCCAGGGCACGGGCTCGGTCTACTTCGCGTGCTTCGCCGCGGCCATGCTCGGCATGCTGATGTACAACCAGTTCGGGCAGGACACCTCGGCGTTCTGGATGGTGGCGCTGACGATCTCCGCCACCCGTGACGCGTACGCCGAGCTGCGCGCCCGGACGCTGGCCCTGCTGGTGATCACGCTGCCCTACATGACCCTGGTGTGCGCCGTGACGACGGGCATGATGGACCGCTGGGCGGACCTGCCGGAGGTGCTGGGCCTGTCGTTCGCGCTGCTGGGCGCGATGCTCGCGACGGGTGCGGTGGCGTCGGCGCTCTTCCCGTACTCGATCCCGCAGGACAGCGCGTACAAGAACGTGGCGCCGGGCCAGGGCGCTCTCGCCTGGATGTCGATCCTCGGCGGCGTCCTGGGCTCGGCGCTGCTGTGCGCCCCGGTGATCGCCCTGACGGTCTGGCTGCACACCTCCGGCTCCGGCACGCTGTGGCTGGTCCTGCCGGTGGGCACGGCGTACGCGGCGCTGGTGACCTGGGCCGGGCTGCGGATCGCGGCGCCCCGGACCGCCGGGCGGCTGCCGGAGATCCTGACGGCGGTGAGCAAGGGCTGA
- a CDS encoding alpha/beta fold hydrolase, translating into MVRRIDVTGADGVRLAAWEFADPPKGRGEHETAPGVLLLHGLMGRASHWAPTARWLAERHRAVALDQRGHGRSDKPDGPYTREAYVADAAAAVEQLGLGPVTLIGHSMGALTAWQLAARRPDLVHALVICDMRASALGPASQREWADWFHSWPVPFATLADVRKWFGEDDPWVERPNPARGEFFAEVMAEQADGWRPVFSYGQMLTTRETWVLESHWDELAQVHCPTLVVRGLDGQLGRAEAQEMVRVLPRGEYGEVADAGHLVHYDHPEGWRSAIEPFLDGVLAS; encoded by the coding sequence ATGGTGCGGCGCATCGATGTGACCGGAGCCGACGGCGTACGCCTGGCGGCCTGGGAGTTCGCGGACCCGCCGAAGGGCCGCGGCGAGCACGAGACGGCGCCCGGCGTCTTACTGCTCCACGGCCTGATGGGGCGTGCCTCCCACTGGGCGCCCACCGCCCGCTGGCTGGCCGAACGGCACCGGGCCGTCGCCCTCGACCAGCGCGGCCACGGCCGCAGCGACAAGCCCGACGGCCCCTACACCCGGGAGGCCTACGTGGCCGACGCCGCCGCGGCCGTCGAGCAGCTCGGACTGGGCCCGGTGACGCTGATCGGCCACTCCATGGGAGCCCTCACCGCCTGGCAGCTCGCCGCCAGACGGCCGGACCTGGTGCACGCGCTGGTCATCTGCGACATGCGGGCGTCGGCGCTCGGTCCGGCGTCGCAGCGCGAATGGGCGGACTGGTTCCACTCCTGGCCGGTGCCGTTCGCGACCCTCGCGGACGTGCGCAAGTGGTTCGGCGAGGACGACCCGTGGGTGGAGCGGCCCAACCCGGCGCGCGGCGAGTTCTTCGCGGAGGTGATGGCCGAGCAGGCGGACGGCTGGCGCCCCGTCTTCTCCTACGGGCAGATGCTCACGACCAGGGAGACCTGGGTGCTCGAATCGCACTGGGACGAGCTGGCCCAGGTCCACTGCCCGACCCTCGTGGTGCGCGGACTCGACGGGCAGCTCGGGCGGGCGGAGGCCCAGGAGATGGTCCGCGTCCTGCCGCGCGGCGAGTACGGCGAGGTCGCCGACGCCGGCCACCTCGTCCACTACGACCACCCCGAGGGCTGGCGCTCGGCCATCGAGCCCTTCCTGGACGGAGTCCTCGCCTCCTGA
- a CDS encoding metal-dependent transcriptional regulator, which translates to MSGLIDTTEMYLRTILELEEEGVVPMRARIAERLDQSGPTVSQTVARMERDGLVTIAGDRHLELTAEGRQLATRVMRKHRLAECLLVDVIGLEWEHVHAEACRWEHVMSEAVERRVLELLRHPTESPYGNPIPGLEELGEQAEADPFLDDSMVSLAELDPGADGKTVVVRRIGEPIQTDAQLMYTLRRAGVQPGSVVSVTQSPGGVLVGSSGEAAELEAEIASHVFVAKR; encoded by the coding sequence ATGTCCGGACTGATCGACACGACGGAGATGTATCTCCGCACCATCCTCGAACTCGAGGAGGAAGGTGTGGTGCCCATGCGGGCCCGGATCGCCGAGCGGCTGGACCAGAGCGGTCCCACGGTCAGCCAGACCGTCGCCCGGATGGAGCGCGACGGCCTGGTGACCATCGCCGGCGACCGCCACCTGGAGCTGACCGCGGAGGGGCGGCAGCTGGCGACCCGCGTGATGCGCAAGCACCGGCTCGCCGAGTGCCTGCTGGTCGACGTGATCGGGCTCGAGTGGGAGCACGTCCACGCGGAGGCGTGCCGCTGGGAGCACGTGATGAGCGAGGCGGTCGAGCGCCGGGTGCTGGAGCTGCTGCGCCACCCCACGGAGTCGCCGTACGGGAACCCGATCCCGGGCCTGGAGGAGCTGGGCGAGCAGGCCGAGGCCGATCCGTTCCTGGACGACAGCATGGTCTCGCTGGCCGAGCTGGACCCGGGCGCGGACGGCAAGACGGTCGTGGTGCGGCGGATCGGCGAGCCGATCCAGACCGACGCCCAGCTGATGTACACCCTGCGCCGCGCGGGCGTGCAGCCCGGCTCGGTGGTGAGCGTGACGCAGTCGCCGGGCGGTGTCCTGGTGGGCAGCAGCGGCGAGGCGGCGGAGCTGGAGGCGGAGATCGCCTCGCACGTCTTCGTGGCCAAGCGCTGA
- a CDS encoding SIS domain-containing protein: MSESKLAGRFFDAAIGLLQRVRDEESANIAAAGTAMADAVADGGRLFAFGAGHSSLAAQDVVYRAGGLALMNLLAVPGVVGVDVMPATLGSALERVDGLAGAVLDSSPAAAGDVLVIISLSGRNALPVEMAMNARALGLTVIGVTSVAYAHETRSRHTSGTFLKDHCDIVLDSKIAVGDAELTHEGIEAPFAPASTVVTSALMQATMAAAAERLAERGIEPPMLRSGNVDGGHEWNGRVMTEYRDRIFFRH, from the coding sequence ATGAGCGAGAGCAAGCTGGCCGGTCGGTTCTTCGACGCCGCGATCGGTCTGCTGCAACGCGTCAGGGACGAGGAGTCCGCGAACATCGCGGCCGCGGGTACGGCCATGGCGGACGCCGTCGCCGACGGCGGCCGGCTCTTCGCATTCGGCGCCGGCCACTCCTCCCTCGCCGCGCAGGACGTCGTCTACCGCGCCGGCGGACTCGCCCTGATGAACCTGCTCGCCGTGCCCGGCGTCGTCGGTGTCGACGTCATGCCCGCCACCCTCGGCTCCGCCCTGGAGCGGGTCGACGGACTCGCCGGCGCCGTCCTCGACTCCAGCCCCGCCGCCGCCGGCGACGTCCTGGTGATCATCTCCCTCTCCGGCCGCAACGCCCTCCCGGTCGAGATGGCCATGAACGCCCGCGCCCTGGGCCTCACCGTCATCGGCGTGACCTCCGTCGCCTACGCCCACGAGACCCGCTCCCGCCACACCTCCGGCACCTTCCTCAAGGACCACTGCGACATCGTCCTCGACTCCAAGATCGCCGTCGGCGACGCGGAGCTCACCCACGAGGGCATCGAGGCCCCCTTCGCCCCCGCCTCCACCGTCGTCACCAGCGCCCTGATGCAGGCCACCATGGCGGCCGCCGCGGAACGCCTCGCCGAGCGCGGCATCGAGCCCCCGATGCTCCGCTCGGGCAACGTCGACGGCGGCCACGAGTGGAACGGCCGGGTGATGACCGAGTACCGCGACCGGATCTTCTTCCGCCACTGA
- the pdxH gene encoding pyridoxamine 5'-phosphate oxidase yields the protein MREQYRSTPLDETALASGPMEQFARWFAEAAAAALLEPNAMVVSTATAGGLPSSRTVLLKKYDERGFVFFTNYGSRKGREIDANPHVSLLFPWHPLARQVIVTGTAARVGREETEAYFRTRPHGSQLGAWASEQSSVIGSREELVRRFEELAAGASADAPLEAPPHWGGIRVVPQDVEFWQGHENRLHDRLRYVRTATGWRVERLAP from the coding sequence ATGCGCGAGCAGTACCGTTCGACCCCCCTCGACGAGACCGCGCTGGCGTCCGGGCCCATGGAGCAGTTCGCCCGCTGGTTCGCCGAGGCCGCCGCGGCGGCGCTGCTCGAACCGAACGCCATGGTCGTCTCCACCGCCACGGCCGGCGGTCTGCCGTCGTCGCGCACCGTGCTGCTGAAGAAGTACGACGAGCGCGGCTTCGTCTTCTTCACCAACTACGGCTCCCGCAAGGGGCGCGAGATCGACGCCAACCCGCATGTCTCGCTGCTGTTCCCCTGGCATCCGCTGGCCCGCCAGGTCATCGTCACCGGCACCGCCGCACGCGTCGGCCGCGAGGAGACGGAGGCCTACTTCCGCACCCGCCCGCACGGCTCCCAGCTCGGGGCCTGGGCGAGCGAGCAGTCCTCGGTCATCGGTTCGCGCGAGGAACTCGTCCGGCGCTTCGAGGAGCTCGCCGCCGGCGCCTCCGCGGACGCGCCGCTGGAGGCCCCGCCCCACTGGGGAGGCATCCGGGTCGTCCCGCAGGACGTGGAGTTCTGGCAGGGCCACGAGAACCGGCTGCACGACCGGCTGCGCTACGTCCGCACGGCCACCGGCTGGCGCGTGGAGCGCCTCGCCCCCTGA